A single genomic interval of Lentimicrobium saccharophilum harbors:
- a CDS encoding PKD domain-containing protein translates to MKNKFSRWSTMLLLIAGIFSLATMTSCKDDKDEDTPENPIASFQYAIDQTDFLKVTFTNFSQNATSYAWNFGDGGTSTEANPVHTYASAGTYTIVLTAKNAANASADYSQTIEIKDPNSALALLAGETSKTWKLFREGSSLGVGPDAANARSWFALENTGARPCVYYHEFTFARDGSFTFDDKGSFWGETAVFSGTANNEVCFDAIPANMINKDGVDVSAWLGGTHAFTYNPATNEITLTGNGAWIGLPQLGTTGESIVPEASKTFKAVLEQKEGYDLMTVSFTYDGVYWDATYASYSNPALEPEVVSEEPPYGEDLPNATPTEMWNTFETATSFVVLDTAGVYPGNGLAANGGMAFTMGVADPAGVGVNVGQYDRKGTYQELQFQMENDIQFDNFTTVSLDVYVPSSNNYTGTLTKTIAIIIGEASQTQQWWTGHLQYDAEATVMDEWVTYTFNLNEPTSGPGTGVYTPGSRTDLDFFAISLGGGGHTDEGVFYIRNFRFQ, encoded by the coding sequence ATGAAAAACAAATTTTCTAGATGGAGCACCATGTTGCTGCTCATTGCAGGTATCTTCTCACTTGCAACCATGACCTCGTGTAAAGACGACAAGGATGAGGATACGCCTGAAAATCCGATTGCAAGTTTTCAATATGCAATCGATCAGACTGATTTTCTAAAAGTTACATTTACCAATTTCTCGCAGAATGCCACATCCTATGCGTGGAATTTTGGTGATGGCGGTACATCCACCGAAGCGAATCCGGTCCATACCTATGCTTCAGCCGGAACATACACGATTGTACTGACTGCAAAGAATGCTGCAAATGCATCTGCCGATTACAGCCAGACTATTGAAATTAAAGATCCCAATTCCGCGCTGGCATTGCTTGCCGGTGAAACTTCCAAAACCTGGAAGCTCTTCAGGGAGGGGTCAAGCCTGGGCGTTGGTCCTGACGCAGCAAATGCACGTTCATGGTTTGCGCTTGAAAATACAGGTGCCCGTCCTTGCGTATATTATCATGAATTTACTTTCGCCCGTGATGGTTCATTTACGTTTGATGATAAAGGATCTTTCTGGGGCGAAACTGCCGTTTTCAGCGGAACTGCCAATAACGAAGTATGTTTTGATGCAATTCCTGCCAATATGATCAATAAAGACGGAGTGGATGTCAGCGCATGGCTCGGCGGCACACACGCTTTCACCTACAATCCGGCAACCAACGAAATCACGCTGACCGGAAATGGCGCCTGGATCGGGCTGCCTCAGCTTGGCACCACCGGAGAATCAATTGTTCCGGAAGCTTCCAAAACGTTCAAAGCTGTACTTGAACAAAAAGAAGGCTATGATTTAATGACCGTTTCATTCACTTATGATGGTGTATACTGGGATGCCACTTATGCAAGTTATTCGAACCCTGCACTTGAGCCGGAAGTAGTAAGTGAAGAGCCGCCCTACGGCGAAGACCTTCCCAATGCTACGCCAACTGAAATGTGGAATACTTTTGAGACTGCTACCAGTTTTGTAGTGCTTGATACCGCCGGAGTATATCCGGGCAATGGTCTGGCTGCAAATGGGGGCATGGCTTTCACCATGGGCGTTGCTGATCCTGCGGGCGTTGGCGTAAACGTCGGCCAGTATGACAGAAAAGGCACCTATCAGGAACTTCAGTTCCAGATGGAAAACGACATCCAGTTTGACAACTTTACTACGGTGTCTCTTGATGTTTATGTTCCCAGTTCAAACAATTATACGGGTACGTTAACAAAAACCATTGCAATTATTATTGGTGAAGCCAGTCAGACCCAGCAATGGTGGACAGGTCATCTCCAATATGATGCCGAGGCCACGGTCATGGATGAGTGGGTTACATATACTTTCAACCTGAATGAGCCCACCAGCGGCCCGGGTACGGGTGTATATACTCCCGGCAGCAGAACAGACCTTGACTTCTTTGCCATTTCACTTGGAGGCGGGGGTCATACGGATGAAGGAGTTTTCTATATCCGCAATTTCAGATTTCAGTAA
- a CDS encoding RagB/SusD family nutrient uptake outer membrane protein: protein MKTIYKTFSTFLLIVLLSACSKDFLDLKPLDQEVSTSFYKTEDQAMQALVSIYDVLGYQETPGVSWAPFIVVSDILSDDAYAGGSDANDGQDENEFNTFNIPTTSKIAHAIWLKNYTGIYRANLLLERIDEVEASDEFKKRLIAESKFLRAYFYFEQAAYFENIPLLTRTLSGPSEYKQPQATPEQVYNQIALDLNEAISDLPATVTPAEAGRITKWAAQALLARVYLFYNGVYGKDLVAGSNTINKAVLVDYLDELIATSGHDLFENYQDNFKLVGEYGKESVFEISYGDTPPWWDWGYVRGGEGNLSAQMQGPRVANSTNWNRGWSFGTVSQKLVDDLKNDPRYQYTVLTQEELDGVLTVGYQHTGYFSKKYSSDAEHWGGSGQFELNRTCNHRVIRFSDVLLMAAELGSANAQQYLDRVRARVGLGSVPATPDNIYKERRLELSLEGIRYFDVLRKGLAYATQELTVTGVRGPNYVGEQQLFDVTFNAATKGFLPIPQTEMDLSGGAFVQNQGY from the coding sequence ATGAAAACCATATATAAAACTTTCAGCACCTTTCTTCTGATTGTCCTGCTATCAGCCTGCAGCAAGGACTTTCTCGACCTGAAACCGCTGGATCAGGAAGTATCCACCTCTTTTTATAAAACCGAGGATCAGGCCATGCAGGCGCTGGTTTCCATCTATGATGTGCTGGGTTACCAGGAAACCCCGGGGGTATCATGGGCTCCGTTTATCGTGGTATCCGACATTCTCTCGGACGACGCTTATGCGGGGGGCTCTGACGCCAACGACGGCCAGGATGAAAATGAATTCAATACATTCAATATTCCGACCACCAGCAAGATAGCCCACGCCATCTGGCTGAAAAATTACACCGGAATCTACCGCGCAAATCTCCTGCTTGAAAGGATTGACGAAGTGGAAGCTTCCGACGAGTTCAAAAAAAGGCTGATTGCGGAAAGTAAATTTCTCAGGGCCTATTTTTACTTTGAGCAGGCAGCTTATTTCGAAAACATCCCCCTGCTTACGCGTACCTTAAGCGGCCCTTCGGAATACAAACAGCCCCAGGCCACACCTGAACAGGTTTACAACCAGATTGCCCTCGACCTGAACGAAGCCATTTCCGACCTGCCGGCAACGGTGACTCCGGCCGAAGCCGGAAGAATCACCAAATGGGCCGCGCAGGCCCTGCTGGCAAGGGTTTATCTGTTCTACAACGGGGTTTACGGAAAAGACCTTGTGGCGGGAAGCAATACCATCAATAAAGCGGTTTTGGTGGATTACCTCGATGAACTCATCGCAACAAGCGGCCACGATCTTTTCGAAAATTATCAGGATAACTTCAAGCTTGTTGGTGAATACGGAAAAGAATCGGTTTTTGAAATATCCTACGGCGACACCCCTCCCTGGTGGGACTGGGGCTATGTGCGCGGCGGAGAAGGCAACCTCTCGGCGCAGATGCAGGGCCCGAGGGTAGCCAACTCTACAAACTGGAACCGCGGCTGGAGCTTCGGAACGGTCAGCCAGAAACTGGTGGACGACCTGAAGAATGACCCGAGGTATCAATACACGGTACTTACCCAGGAGGAACTGGACGGGGTGCTTACCGTCGGATATCAGCATACCGGATATTTCTCCAAAAAGTACAGCTCCGATGCCGAGCACTGGGGAGGCAGCGGACAGTTTGAACTGAACCGTACCTGCAATCACCGCGTCATCAGGTTTTCGGATGTGCTGCTGATGGCGGCAGAACTGGGCAGCGCCAATGCACAGCAATACCTCGACCGGGTAAGGGCAAGGGTTGGCCTGGGCAGCGTTCCTGCTACGCCTGACAATATCTACAAAGAAAGAAGGCTGGAACTTTCACTCGAAGGCATCCGCTATTTCGACGTGTTGCGCAAGGGGCTAGCCTACGCTACGCAGGAACTCACCGTTACAGGAGTCCGCGGGCCCAACTACGTGGGCGAACAGCAACTCTTTGATGTTACCTTCAATGCCGCAACCAAAGGATTTCTTCCGATTCCGCAAACAGAAATGGATCTTTCGGGTGGCGCATTTGTCCAGAATCAGGGATATTGA
- a CDS encoding glycoside hydrolase family 3 N-terminal domain-containing protein translates to MNRHILISLLLSPVLVLFSCMREIKNNPAADDIDLKVKELVSQMTLEEKAGQMTQVTLDLLTEGISPEKSNEPLVLDTAILKEAFGKYKIGSVLNAANNRARDRETWNRLIGRIQEYALAHSRLKIPVIYGLDMIHGASYVAEATLFPQQIGMAATWNPGLISRAGEITAYESRAAGCPWTFSPVMDLGSDPRWPRQWETFGEDPLLASAMGSALISGLQGSSNDPGDVRHIAACLKHYLGYSQPVSGKDRTPALIPMSVLREYHLPAFRKGVESGAMAVMVNSGEINGTPVHASHELITGLLKEELGFKGLVVSDWQDIEFLHTRHKVAASHKEAVKIAVNAGIDMSMVPYNFRFADYVVELAGEGEIPMSRIDDAVSRILRVKYLLGLFDRPVTKQSDYPGFASADFACDARRTALESITLLKNEGDVLPLPADAKILVCGPAANNMRPLLGGWSYSWQGNLVNEFTEGYSTIYEAIRDLSSVPGHIELLEGVIYSDTGEFRNERKRKPDQLAGKAAKADYIVICAGENSYTEFSGNDTGLDLSDNQQELIRIAASTGKPVILVLVQGRPRIIRTVEPLAKAILNAYLPGNYGGEALARILFGETNPSGKLPYTYPKYSYSLEPYYHKHTEVLKIKGVPRGTAAEPQYPFGFGLSYSRFVYRELKPDKKEYHPGETVRISVKLQNNSGREGMETVQVFVSDHYASLTPPVKRLRAFSKVMLQPGETRTVNLEFPVNDLAFVNQNNKLILEKGDFTLSAGGLSQTITVTETRVLEGKAKQGDPD, encoded by the coding sequence ATGAATAGACACATCCTGATTTCCCTGCTGCTGTCGCCGGTTCTCGTTTTGTTTTCCTGTATGAGAGAGATTAAAAATAATCCTGCCGCTGATGACATTGACCTAAAGGTCAAAGAACTGGTAAGTCAGATGACCCTGGAAGAAAAAGCCGGGCAGATGACCCAGGTGACCCTTGACCTGCTCACGGAAGGCATATCCCCTGAAAAAAGCAATGAACCGCTGGTGCTTGACACCGCCATCCTGAAGGAGGCCTTCGGTAAGTATAAGATCGGATCTGTATTAAATGCCGCCAATAACAGGGCCCGCGACCGGGAAACCTGGAACCGGTTGATCGGCCGGATTCAGGAATACGCCCTCGCGCATTCCCGGCTGAAAATCCCTGTAATTTACGGACTTGACATGATACACGGCGCTTCCTACGTCGCAGAAGCCACCCTGTTTCCGCAACAGATCGGCATGGCGGCGACCTGGAATCCCGGGCTGATCAGCAGGGCCGGCGAAATTACCGCTTACGAGTCGAGGGCCGCCGGGTGTCCATGGACATTCAGCCCTGTGATGGACCTTGGGTCGGATCCCCGCTGGCCGCGTCAATGGGAAACCTTCGGCGAAGACCCGCTGCTTGCTTCGGCCATGGGCAGCGCCCTGATCAGCGGCCTGCAGGGAAGCAGCAATGACCCCGGTGATGTCCGCCATATCGCCGCCTGCCTCAAGCATTATCTCGGCTATTCCCAACCGGTAAGCGGTAAGGACCGAACCCCCGCGCTGATCCCCATGAGTGTCCTCAGGGAGTACCATCTCCCTGCCTTCCGCAAAGGCGTTGAAAGCGGAGCCATGGCCGTGATGGTCAATTCAGGGGAAATCAACGGCACACCCGTGCATGCCAGCCATGAACTGATCACCGGACTGCTCAAGGAAGAACTGGGATTCAAAGGATTGGTCGTTTCCGACTGGCAGGACATAGAATTCCTCCACACCCGCCACAAAGTGGCAGCAAGCCACAAGGAAGCGGTGAAAATTGCCGTTAACGCCGGCATTGATATGTCGATGGTTCCCTACAACTTCAGGTTTGCCGATTATGTGGTTGAACTGGCCGGGGAAGGTGAAATTCCCATGTCGCGCATCGATGATGCGGTAAGCCGGATACTGAGGGTTAAATATCTTCTTGGCCTTTTTGACAGACCGGTCACGAAACAGTCGGATTATCCTGGTTTCGCATCGGCGGACTTCGCGTGTGATGCACGCCGCACCGCCCTGGAATCAATCACGCTTTTAAAAAATGAAGGCGATGTGCTGCCGCTGCCTGCCGATGCAAAAATACTCGTATGCGGCCCGGCAGCCAACAATATGCGTCCCCTGCTCGGAGGGTGGAGCTATTCCTGGCAGGGCAATCTGGTCAATGAATTTACAGAAGGATATTCCACCATTTATGAGGCCATCAGAGACCTTTCATCAGTTCCCGGGCATATTGAGCTGCTTGAAGGCGTAATATATTCCGACACCGGTGAGTTCAGGAACGAAAGAAAGCGGAAGCCGGACCAGCTGGCTGGTAAGGCTGCCAAAGCCGATTATATTGTGATCTGCGCGGGAGAAAATTCCTACACCGAATTTTCGGGCAATGATACCGGGCTGGATCTTTCTGACAATCAGCAGGAACTAATCCGTATCGCCGCATCCACCGGCAAGCCGGTCATCCTGGTACTGGTTCAGGGGAGGCCACGCATTATCCGCACGGTCGAACCACTGGCAAAAGCCATCCTGAATGCCTATCTGCCGGGCAATTACGGAGGCGAAGCCCTCGCCCGCATCCTCTTTGGGGAAACAAACCCTTCGGGAAAACTTCCTTATACCTACCCAAAGTATTCCTATAGTCTTGAACCCTACTACCACAAACACACGGAAGTTTTAAAGATCAAAGGCGTACCCCGCGGAACCGCAGCCGAGCCGCAGTATCCTTTTGGTTTCGGCCTCAGTTACTCCCGGTTTGTTTACAGGGAGCTGAAACCTGACAAAAAGGAATACCATCCCGGGGAAACTGTCAGGATCTCTGTGAAACTCCAGAACAATTCCGGCAGGGAAGGCATGGAAACCGTGCAGGTTTTTGTCAGCGACCATTACGCTTCCCTCACTCCTCCCGTTAAACGGCTCAGGGCGTTCAGCAAGGTCATGCTGCAGCCGGGCGAAACCCGCACCGTAAATCTGGAATTTCCGGTCAACGATCTTGCCTTTGTAAACCAGAATAATAAACTTATCCTGGAAAAAGGTGATTTCACCCTGTCAGCCGGAGGATTGTCGCAAACAATTACCGTAACTGAAACCCGGGTTCTGGAAGGAAAAGCGAAGCAGGGAGATCCGGATTAG
- a CDS encoding SusC/RagA family TonB-linked outer membrane protein yields the protein MMTNFYKTMFLLVLLLTAGILQAQNHAVTGTVTDKETGQGIPGVTVIESGTFKGTTTDIDGNYSLMMSGPDATLEVSFIGYQTQKIPVNNRSVINVILNVEVTQLSELVVIGYGTQKKKVVTGAIASVGAEEITSTPVLRIEQAMQGRTAGVQVTNLSGQPGEAPTIRIRGTGTTGNSDPLYIVDGIAVGGIDYLNPGDIESIDVLKDAASAAIYGARAANGVVLITTKGGKAGKMNITYSGYTGFQNVAKKIEMLDAEQYMMIMNEGLRNKGRPEKFDLNEIPKYNTDWQELLFVKNAPMQNHEVSITGGNEKTTYASSMSYFSQQGIIGGDKSQFDRITARLNTKSQVNKVFSFGNNLSYTHIIRRGIGSNESFNGAFSSALNMDPLTPLFEEDPDILAQPPYSNNPVLRDKLGRVYGISTLVGGEVINPIALLEIQTAETRVDKIVGSIFGEAEIMKGLKVNTSLGIDLAYVLNDGYRPLYYLNDAQLNIDETSVNKQIDRYFTWQWENTISYSKQIGDHNFSVLGGTTASKYNYENLYGFNAKVPLTDPDNVYLNMATDTVWVATGGASHSSLASTFGRITYDFKSKYAFTGILRRDGSSKFGANNRYGIFPSLGVSWVASDEAFFPEIKNIDQVKLRASWGVNGNQEIGDYQFVSRIDKTRGYIFGSGRYTGASPFSIENADIRWEESEQIDIALDLAAFNNRLIATVDYYVKTTKGLLETIPIPGHVGNNPPVANVGSVQNRGVELGVNWRHMVKDLRYDVGINASYNKNEMTVIGNDEGILPGANWSIAGMVTRTEVGLPIAYFYGYKTDGIFQNQTEVFQHIGVTGNVLQPNAGPGDVRFVDVNNDGVLSPDDRTMIGNPTPDWTFGFNASADYKRFDFAVLLTGTYGNEIFNGSQRQDLEFTNRPATILDRWTGEGTSNTVPRFVMQDNLNLNYRVSDLYIEDGSYLRVKNIQFGYTLPESILKKMGASVWRFYISAENLLTLTKYTGADPEIGARSSFDIGIDRGIYPQARTWRVGTTITF from the coding sequence ATGATGACAAATTTTTATAAAACAATGTTTCTGCTGGTTTTGCTGTTGACTGCAGGAATCCTGCAGGCGCAGAACCATGCCGTTACCGGAACCGTTACCGATAAGGAGACGGGACAAGGTATTCCGGGCGTAACCGTTATAGAATCCGGTACTTTCAAAGGAACTACCACAGATATAGACGGTAATTACTCACTGATGATGTCAGGGCCCGATGCCACGCTGGAAGTTTCCTTTATCGGGTATCAGACACAAAAAATCCCGGTAAATAACCGGTCTGTAATCAATGTTATCCTTAATGTAGAAGTTACCCAGCTCAGCGAACTGGTAGTGATCGGCTACGGCACCCAGAAAAAGAAGGTGGTAACCGGGGCCATTGCCAGTGTCGGAGCCGAGGAAATCACCTCAACCCCGGTGCTGCGTATTGAGCAGGCCATGCAGGGCCGCACGGCCGGGGTGCAGGTAACCAACCTTTCGGGGCAACCGGGTGAAGCGCCAACCATCCGTATCCGCGGAACAGGTACAACCGGCAATTCAGATCCTTTATACATTGTTGACGGTATCGCTGTTGGCGGTATAGATTACCTGAACCCGGGCGATATTGAATCCATTGATGTACTGAAAGATGCTGCTTCGGCTGCCATTTACGGAGCCAGGGCCGCCAACGGGGTTGTACTTATTACAACCAAAGGCGGAAAAGCAGGTAAAATGAACATTACCTATTCCGGTTACACCGGCTTTCAGAACGTTGCCAAAAAAATTGAAATGCTGGATGCCGAACAATACATGATGATCATGAATGAAGGTCTGAGGAATAAAGGAAGACCAGAGAAATTTGACCTGAATGAGATTCCGAAATACAATACCGACTGGCAGGAGCTGCTGTTTGTGAAAAACGCGCCCATGCAGAACCATGAGGTATCCATCACCGGGGGCAATGAAAAAACGACTTACGCTTCCTCGATGTCCTATTTCTCCCAGCAGGGAATTATAGGCGGGGATAAGTCGCAGTTCGACAGGATCACGGCCAGGCTGAACACCAAGAGCCAGGTTAACAAGGTGTTCAGTTTCGGAAATAATCTCTCCTATACCCATATCATCAGAAGGGGCATCGGCAGCAACGAGTCCTTCAACGGCGCGTTCAGCAGTGCCCTGAATATGGACCCCCTGACCCCGCTTTTCGAAGAAGACCCCGATATTCTTGCCCAGCCGCCCTATTCCAACAACCCCGTTCTGAGGGATAAACTCGGAAGAGTATACGGAATTTCCACATTGGTTGGCGGTGAAGTTATCAACCCGATCGCCCTGCTCGAAATCCAGACGGCTGAAACCCGGGTGGATAAAATTGTAGGAAGCATTTTCGGTGAAGCTGAAATTATGAAAGGCCTAAAAGTAAATACCAGCCTGGGTATTGATCTCGCCTACGTGCTGAATGACGGGTACCGGCCGCTTTATTACCTGAATGACGCACAGCTCAACATTGACGAAACCTCCGTTAACAAACAGATTGACAGGTATTTCACCTGGCAGTGGGAAAACACCATATCCTACAGCAAACAAATCGGTGATCATAATTTTTCAGTGCTTGGCGGAACAACAGCCAGTAAATACAACTACGAGAATCTATACGGCTTTAATGCAAAAGTACCGCTTACCGATCCTGATAATGTTTACCTGAATATGGCAACGGATACGGTATGGGTTGCCACCGGCGGAGCTTCACATTCATCCCTGGCTTCCACCTTCGGCCGTATCACCTATGACTTCAAAAGTAAATATGCATTTACGGGAATCCTCCGCAGGGACGGATCTTCGAAATTCGGTGCCAACAACCGTTACGGCATCTTCCCCTCATTAGGGGTATCGTGGGTGGCCAGCGATGAGGCCTTTTTCCCTGAAATCAAAAACATCGACCAGGTTAAACTCAGGGCATCATGGGGTGTTAACGGCAATCAGGAAATCGGTGATTATCAGTTTGTTTCGAGGATTGACAAGACCAGGGGATACATTTTCGGCAGCGGAAGATACACCGGCGCATCCCCTTTCTCCATCGAAAATGCCGACATCCGTTGGGAGGAGTCAGAACAGATAGACATTGCGCTTGATCTGGCGGCCTTTAACAACCGCCTGATCGCCACCGTTGATTATTATGTGAAAACCACCAAAGGACTGCTGGAAACCATTCCTATCCCCGGCCATGTAGGAAACAATCCGCCGGTTGCCAATGTGGGAAGTGTGCAGAACAGAGGTGTAGAGCTTGGTGTTAACTGGCGTCATATGGTGAAAGACCTGCGCTATGATGTTGGCATAAATGCCTCTTACAATAAAAACGAGATGACAGTAATCGGGAATGACGAAGGAATTCTTCCCGGGGCAAACTGGTCGATTGCCGGCATGGTAACAAGAACTGAGGTCGGATTGCCGATTGCATATTTCTATGGCTACAAAACAGATGGAATTTTCCAGAACCAGACGGAGGTATTCCAGCATATAGGAGTCACCGGCAATGTGCTTCAACCCAATGCCGGACCCGGAGATGTCAGGTTTGTGGATGTCAATAATGACGGGGTACTCAGCCCCGACGACCGGACCATGATCGGAAATCCGACACCGGACTGGACATTTGGCTTTAATGCTTCGGCAGACTACAAACGGTTTGACTTTGCTGTGCTGTTAACCGGGACTTACGGCAATGAAATCTTTAACGGCAGTCAACGGCAGGACCTGGAATTCACCAACCGCCCCGCAACCATTCTGGACCGCTGGACCGGCGAAGGCACTTCAAACACCGTTCCCAGGTTTGTGATGCAGGATAACCTGAACCTGAATTACAGGGTTTCGGACCTTTATATTGAGGATGGATCTTATCTCAGGGTAAAAAATATTCAGTTTGGATATACCCTGCCGGAAAGTATCCTGAAAAAGATGGGCGCATCCGTATGGCGGTTCTATATTTCGGCCGAAAACCTGCTCACGCTCACGAAGTATACGGGTGCTGACCCCGAAATCGGAGCCAGAAGCTCATTTGACATCGGAATTGACCGTGGTATTTATCCTCAGGCCAGAACATGGCGGGTGGGAACAACCATTACTTTTTAA
- a CDS encoding glycoside hydrolase family 16 protein, which produces MRSATGLNVYFLCLLVLAFLSSCSKDEKNNTDTDNPSNLVVEVTIPIADSGLVLIEASAENAAEYQLFIEPADQPAASNVTGKFEYVFTQPGTYELTVRAYGASGRFIAVTKVAVITDNDPVTVEDGYLTPMQYPGYQLVWNDEFAGNTLNTQFWSHESGAGGWGNNELQHYRSENTSVDGGVLTIEARKESYQGSNYTSSRLITRNKKTFTYGRVDIRALLPKGQGIWPALWTLGNNITSVGWPACGEIDIMEMIGGSGREKTVHGTVHWDNNGHNQTGEGYTLTSGIFADEYHVFTIIWDENSINWYVNDTKFNEVDITPAHMSEFHLPHFFIFNVAVGGNWPGNPNATTTFPQQLKVDYIRVFQKT; this is translated from the coding sequence ATGAGAAGTGCTACTGGGTTAAATGTATATTTTCTGTGCTTATTGGTTTTGGCTTTTCTCAGCTCCTGCAGCAAAGATGAGAAAAACAATACTGATACAGATAATCCATCAAATCTGGTAGTTGAGGTTACCATTCCCATTGCAGATTCAGGCCTGGTACTTATTGAGGCAAGTGCAGAAAATGCTGCCGAATACCAATTATTCATAGAACCTGCTGATCAACCTGCCGCTTCAAATGTAACCGGTAAGTTCGAGTATGTATTTACTCAACCAGGTACATATGAATTGACCGTGAGGGCATATGGAGCTTCAGGAAGGTTTATTGCTGTGACAAAGGTAGCTGTGATAACCGACAATGACCCGGTGACCGTTGAAGATGGCTATTTAACACCAATGCAATACCCTGGTTATCAACTGGTCTGGAATGATGAATTTGCCGGGAACACGCTTAATACCCAGTTCTGGAGTCACGAATCCGGTGCAGGCGGATGGGGCAACAACGAACTTCAGCATTACAGAAGTGAGAATACCAGTGTTGACGGAGGCGTACTTACCATTGAAGCCCGCAAGGAGTCTTATCAGGGAAGCAATTACACCTCATCAAGGCTGATAACCCGCAACAAGAAAACCTTTACTTATGGCAGGGTGGATATCAGGGCCCTGCTTCCAAAAGGTCAGGGCATCTGGCCGGCGCTCTGGACGCTTGGCAACAATATAACGTCAGTGGGGTGGCCTGCCTGCGGCGAAATTGATATCATGGAAATGATAGGAGGAAGCGGAAGGGAAAAAACGGTACACGGAACAGTTCACTGGGATAACAACGGTCATAACCAGACCGGGGAGGGATATACCCTTACATCCGGTATTTTTGCCGATGAGTATCACGTATTTACCATTATATGGGACGAAAACTCCATCAATTGGTATGTCAACGATACCAAATTTAATGAAGTTGACATCACTCCGGCACATATGTCGGAATTCCACCTTCCTCATTTCTTTATCTTCAATGTTGCTGTCGGGGGAAATTGGCCGGGCAATCCGAATGCAACCACTACATTCCCGCAACAACTGAAAGTTGACTACATCCGGGTTTTTCAGAAGACCTGA
- a CDS encoding glycoside hydrolase family 16 protein, with protein MKMKILTHFTVLLMLIASAAFSQGNKTLVWAEEFNYEGAPASGHWSYQTGDHGWGNNELQNYTSSIENAFVKNGHLTIRAIKADGKWTSARLITKNKQDFLYGRIEARARLPKGRGTWPAIWMMPTGSDYGNWPECGEIDIMEHVGYDPAVVHGTVHTGAYNHLKDTQLGNSMNIKGFNESFHVYAIEWTPDKIDFFIDDQKYFTFENDHKGDFMTWPFDKHFHLILNIAIGGGWGGRKGIDPALTEATMEVDYVRAYRL; from the coding sequence ATGAAAATGAAAATTCTCACCCATTTCACGGTCCTGCTGATGCTGATTGCATCTGCGGCGTTTTCTCAGGGTAATAAGACGCTTGTATGGGCCGAAGAGTTTAATTATGAAGGTGCTCCGGCCTCCGGGCACTGGAGCTATCAAACCGGTGATCACGGCTGGGGCAACAATGAACTTCAGAATTATACCTCCTCCATCGAAAATGCCTTTGTAAAAAACGGACATCTGACCATCAGGGCAATAAAGGCAGATGGAAAATGGACATCTGCCCGCCTGATCACCAAAAACAAACAGGATTTTCTGTATGGCCGCATTGAAGCCAGGGCGCGCCTTCCAAAGGGCAGGGGAACCTGGCCGGCCATCTGGATGATGCCAACCGGCAGTGATTACGGCAACTGGCCGGAATGCGGAGAAATCGACATCATGGAACATGTGGGTTATGACCCGGCGGTGGTGCATGGCACCGTGCACACCGGCGCTTACAACCACCTGAAAGATACTCAGCTTGGCAACAGCATGAATATTAAAGGATTTAACGAATCCTTTCATGTTTACGCCATAGAATGGACTCCCGATAAAATTGATTTCTTTATCGACGATCAGAAATATTTCACTTTCGAAAATGACCATAAAGGCGACTTCATGACCTGGCCTTTCGACAAGCATTTTCATCTTATCCTTAACATCGCCATAGGCGGGGGCTGGGGTGGACGTAAAGGCATTGATCCTGCACTGACAGAAGCTACCATGGAGGTGGATTATGTCAGGGCTTACCGTTTATGA